The genomic region AGGGGCTGCGCTTCGTGCGCGAGCCCGGCGCCCTCGAGACCGAGATCGAGAAGGCCGGCAGCGAGGCCAAGGCCAACTTCGGCGACGGCACCCTCTACCTCGAGAAGTTCGTCGAGAAGCCGCGCCACGTCGAGATCCAGCTCTGCGCCGACGTGCACGGCGGCGCCGTCGCCTGCGTCGAGCGCGACTGCACGGTCCAGCGCCGGCACCAGAAGCTCATCGAGGAGTCTCCCTCCCCGGCGGTCTCCCCGGAGACCCGCCGCAAGATGCAGGAGGCCGCCATCCGCCTGGCCAAGGCCTGCGGCTACTCGAACGTGGGCACCGTCGAGTTCCTCCTCGGCGCCGACGGACACTTCTACTTCATGGAGGTGAACACGCGCCTCCAGGTCGAGCACCCGGTCACCGAGACCGTGGTCGGCATCGACCTCGTCGTCGAGCAGATCCGCCTCGCCGCCGGCGAGAAGCTCTCCTTCGACCAGGCGCGCGCCTCCGAGATCCGCTGCCACGCGATCGAGCACCGCATCAACGCCGAGGACTCCACCCGCGGCTTCGCGCCCTGCCCGGGCCTCATCTCGAACTGGACCGTCCCCGGAGGGCCGGGCGTGCGCGTCGAGTCGCACATCTACGCGGGCTACACGGTGCCGAGCTACTACGATTCGCTCATCGCCAAGCTCATCACCTCGGCGCCCGACCGGAAGTCCGCCCTCGCGCGCTCCGTGCGGGCGCTCTCCGAGTTCGAGGTCGGGGGCATCCACACGACGATCCCCTTCCACCTGCGCGTGCTCGCGGACAAGCGCTTCCAGAGCGGCGTCTTCGACACGAGCTTCGCGGACATCCTGCTTGGGAGCAAGTAACGGAATCTATGGGGGCCTTGGCGGGGCGTAATCTGGGTCGAATGCAAGGCGCGAGGAGCGAGGATAGTTCGAACTATCTGAGCGACGAGCAACGCCGCAGACGACCCGGAGAAGGCCCCGCCCTGAAAGGGAAGCCCCGATACCGGCCGATTCCTTCGTCGCTCCTCGGTTACAGTGCACAGAGGCACTGCGCCCTCGTCGCTTCTCGGACTCAGCTCGGTCTCGGGGCTTCCAAGGCCCCCATAGATTCCGTTACTTGCTCCAGGGAGGGCCACCATGTCGGAACGAACGGTAAGACTCGCTGAGCGCGCCGCCCGCCTCTACCTCGCCGAGAGCGCGAAGGCCGTCGAGGGCACCGCGAAGCAGGCGCACCTCATCGGGGGGATGGCCGAAGCCCTCATCGACTCCTTCCGCCGAGGCCACAAGCTCCTGAGCTTCGGCAACGGCGGCTCGGCCTGCGACGCCCAGAACTTCGCCGACGAGCTCGTCGGGCGCTTCGAGCGCAACCGCCCGCCGCTCCCCGCGCTCGCGCTGACGACCAACACCTCGGACCTCACCGCCATCTCCAACGACTTCGGCTTCGAGCACGTCTTCGAACGCCAGGTCGAAGCCCACGGCCGGCGCGGCGACGTGGCCGTCGCCATCTCCACGAGCGGCAACTCCATGAACGTCCTGCTCGGGGCGAAGAAGGCCCGCGAGCTCGGCATGACCGTGCTCGGCTTCAGCGGCCGCAGCGGCGGGCGTCTGAAGCCCCTCTGCGACTACTGCCTCTGCGTGCCCTCGGAGAAGACCGCGCACATCCAGGACGCGCACATCGCCGTCATCCAGGCCCTCTGCGGCGTCATCGAGGACGCCCTCTTCGCCCATGCCCCGAAAGCCCATTGAGACCGCCGGGAAGGTCTGCTCGCTCAAGGACCTCCTCGCCCAGCGCGAGGCGTGGAAGAAGGAGCGCGCGAAGGTCGTCTTCACCAACGGCGTCTACGACCTCCTCCACGCGGGCCACGTCGAGTACCTCGAGAAGGCCGCGGCGCTCGGGGACCGGCTCGTCGTCGGCGTGAACACCGACGCCTCGGCGCGGCGCCTGGACAAGGGCCCGGAGCGGCCGCTCAACGCGCTGGAAGACCGCGCGCGGCTCATCGCGGCACTGGCCTGCGTCAGTTGCGTCGTCGCTTTCGACGAGGATACGCCGGAACAGCTCGTGGCCGCACTTAAACCCGAAGTCCTGGTGAAAGGCGGCGACTACAAGCCCTCGCAAGTCGCGGGCCGCAAGCACGCCGGCCGCGTCGTCATCATCCCCCTCAAGCGCGGCTACTCCACGACGAATCTCGTCTCAAAGATTCGCCGCGCGAATCGGAAAGCCTAGATAGCGCGTCGGGTCCTGCCGCCGATGGGGCCCATCGCCCTCTGCGCGCGCTGCCTCTACCCGTCCCGGCGCGCACACCCGGGCGATCCGACCCATCGTCGTCACCCGACGCGCATTCCTCCGCGGCCGTCTTCCTCCTCGCCAGTCCTCGATCTCTTATCCCTCTCCCGCTTGCGGGAGAGGGATAGGGTGAGGGGCCGGGGCGCCAGCGAAGGCCGGGGGAGAGGGCACTCCTTACCGCGTTATCCTCTCGCAGCGGCCCTCTCCCCCGCTATCCCGCTACGTCGCCGCTGGGGGGTGTCGACGCCTGAAGATGGGAGAGGGAAGTCGGGCCCACTAGTGGTGTCCGCACCCCTGGATCAAGGTTGCGCCGCACCGTGGGCTCGAGGCCGAGGCGACGCCTCGGGGACCTAATGAAATGGTCGCAGAATGCGACCACCTCGGGCTATCCGAACCCTACCCCAACTTGAAGTCACAAACTGTGACTTCAACGAGTTGAGGAAAGGTTCCCTACTTTTTCAGCTTGAAGGACTTCAGGAAGGCTTCCCAGCTGGGGCGGCTGGGGGCGGAGGGGTCGGGGACGCCTTCCTCGGCGTAGCTCAGCACGAAGAAGGCCTTCCCGGCGGGGACGATGCAGAACTCCTCCATGACCATCCGCGGCGCCTTCTCGGAGCGCTGGTGCGGGTCGCCCGAGGGTTCGGGGTAGGCGTGCCGGTAGACGTAGGCGCGCGCGCCGGCGACCTTCACGACGGCGTCCTTCTGGGCCGGCCGCCCCATCGTCGTCGCCGCGGGGCTCCGGAGGAACGCCTGGGAGGTCTTAAAGCGCGTCCCCGGCCCGCCGAAGAGAGTCACGCGGATGCGGTCGCCGCCCTTCGTGAAGGTCACCGACGGGTCCTTCTCCCCTTCGGGGCCGACCTCCGCATCCCAGCCCTCCGGCGCCGTCAGCTGAGCGGCGGCGGCGATGGCGGGCGGGATCGGGTCGGCGGGCTTGGGCGGGGGCGCGTCCTGCGCGAGGACCGCGCAGGCGAGGAGGAGCGAAGGCAGCGAGAACGCGTTCATTCCAAGCCCAGTCTACATCATCCGAAACCGCTTTCAGCGGCTCCGAATGACCCTAAGTAGCCGCCGTGTACCTGCACGGTGGGTGGGTGGGTCGAGACGCCACTCGGAGGTATGCGCTCCGCGCATACCTCCGAGTTCCAGACCCCACGCCTTAAACCAAGACTACTTGGCCCGAATGTTTTTCTCGAACAGTGCCTGGAAGTACGCCCGCCACCCCTCCGACCGGTAGGACGCCACCGGCTTGGGCCGGTTGCCGTAGGGGTTGCTGCCGGCGGGCGCGAGCGAGAGTTGATAGACGTCGTAGCCGTCGGGGAGGAAGACGAAGACGATCTCCTCGCCGGTCTTGGCGGTGGCCTCGTAGTCGTCCTCGCTCGGCGGATAGTCGCCGACGAAGCCCTCCGCGGCCGCGTCGGGCGGATGGCAGTGCCACGTCCCCGCGTAGCGGCCGGACCAGTCCGAGGTGAGCATGTCCTTGAGTTGAGTGGACGCGTCGCCGGAGTAGTGCCCGGCGGCGAGCTCGGCCACGGTGTCCACGACCATGCGCAGGATCTGGTCGCGCTTCTCCTGCGAGAGCTTCCCCTCGGCGTCCCATTGCCGGCGCTTCACAAGATGCTTCTTGAGGATCTCCTGCGGGTCGAGCAGGGCCATCTTCGCGGGCTCTTCGTCGAAGAGGCGCTGAAGCGCCGCGGGGTCGTCGCCGCGGGCGACGAGCTCGCGCAAGAGCGGCCGCACGAGGTCGTCGTGGAAGTGGAAGGCGACGCGGCCCGCGTCCAGGGTCAGCTCCCCGCCCAGCTCGGGCATGTAGGGCTTGCCCTTCACCACGATGCGCTCCGACAAGGTCCGCTCGAAGACCCCGCGCACCGAGACGACCGCCTCGGGCGTCAGCAGGGCCGCGCGGAACTCCTCGGTGGTGATGGGATGGGCCAAAGTCGGCCCGGTGAGCCCGAAATACGCGTTCATGCGCCGCAGGGCCACCCCGAGCTCAGGACTCAACGGGAAGGCCGCGCCCTTGTCATCGATGAGGCGCGGGCTTCCCGCCTCCCCGGCGATGCGGAGCCCGCTCCTGCCGGCGCGCCAGGCCTCGACACGCTCGGCTTCGGCGCCCAGCCCGAGGACATCGTGCTTCGCCAAGAGCTCGATCCCCGGCTCCAAAACCTTCTCATCCAGCGCCTCGCCGACCGGCTGGACCGCGACCCCCTTGAAGTCTAGTTTGGGAAGAGGAGGAGGCCAGACCTGCTGCCCCCACGCCGGAAGCGCAGCCAGGAAGGCCGCCAGAACAAGCACAGAGCGCATCACACCTTAAGTGTACCGGGGACCGGGGCGAGTCGAGAGGGCCTTCAGGGACCTATAAATGCGGCGTTAAGCCTAGGCCATTTTAGGCCTCTAGCCGTCGGCCTGGATAGCCACCGGGAACCTGCACGGTGTCGAGTGGCAGGAGCCGTAACAGCTGTTCCTCAAGCAACCGCCGCGTACCGCTGTGGTGGGTGGGAGGGGTGGTGACGCCGCAGGGAGGTTTGCGCTCTGCGCAAACCTCCCTGCTCCAGACCCCACGCCATGAATTAGTTCGATTAGTTAAGTGCCTGGCTCCGTAAGGCGCAGCGACTCAATCCACACGCGGCTGATACGAAGTAAATTCCTTGCAGAACCAGGCGACGAACTCGCGCTCATCCGCAGGGAGGTCCCTGTTCACAGCAAAGGACCAGCTATTATTCGAGGCCTGGCCCTTTGCCTTGATGACGTATTCCTTCAGCCTTTCCTTCTCGAAGGGAGGCAGCCTTTTAAAGTAAATGATGGCGTTATCCTTATCGAGCGCCCGCATCGTCTTATAATCAAACTCCTTTAAATCTTTTTCTTGCTCGATTACCTTCACAGATGATGTTTGGCCGATTGCTTCAAAGTAACTATTGGCCTTCAAATTCGTGTATCGGATCGCGGTACCTGTGACGCGCACTTCGCATCCTCCCCAAATTGCGGCCCAAGGTGCCGGGAAACCCCAACACGACTGATCGACGAATACATTCACCAATGTATGCGCCTTCGTGTTTGTAATCGCATCTTCGATAGCAGCTTTCAAGGATAGGTCCGATTGCCCGATAAGAATCCCGAATAGAACAAAGTTGCTGGATTTCCCTGTCGCGATTCCGACCACCTCCTCTTGGCCGGGCCCCAGGGAAGCACCAGAGTATAGAAGCGGGCGGCTGACTACGCAGCCCGATAGGCTCAACGCAATCAAAATCAGGACAAGGTGTCTCATGGTTACTCCATCCTTACGGTGCCATGCCTCAACTAATTGAACCAACTCCTACTATGGCTTCTTCATAATCACCGGCTTCAGAAAGACGGGCGAAAGTCCCTTGAACTTCAGCTTCGGTCCCTTCCGCTTCCCCTCTTTAGGCACGCCCAGCGCCTTAAAAGTCAGCTTGATGCTCTGCACCGCCTCCTTCTGATAGCTCAGTTCGCCGTCCGCCGAAACAGGACAGGCCAGGAACTTGAGCCCCGCCTTCCCGCTGCCGCCTTTCGTCACGACGAACTTGATCTCGAGCTCGAGCTGGTCGAGCGCCATGATCTTGCGCTCGCCTTCGGACTTCTTCTCGGCGTCGAGGATCTCTTTCTTGATCTGCGCGATGAGGCCGGATATATCTAGAGAATCCATCCACACACTCCGTTGCTTCAGCGCCAGAACTTTTTCAAATCGTCCGACATCGTCTGCAATGCCGTGCGTTCTGGATGCCCAAAGGTGAGATCGTGCTCATCGGACCGGACGTCCAGCGCATGCCCGAGCTTCGGGAAATACCGGAACATGATGTTCGTCTTCTTCCATTGCGTACGGTTCGCGATGTCGGCAGCTTTCGCCTGATAGGAGGGAACCTGATTGTCCCATTCCCCCTGGAAGATCGCGACCTTCGTCTTGCAATTTCGCAGGAGCGTCGCAGTTTTTGGTAATTCCGCTTCTTTGCGTCGGAATGCATCTACGCCCGGAGGATCATCGGCCAGCAGATTGGAAAAGTTACCCGCCATGAACTCGGAGCTCTCCATTACACCGTCCCCATCGATATCCAACAGCGCCAATTGCCGGCTGAGGCTCTTCGAGATGATGTCCTCACCGGACAACTCTCCCGGACTCAGAGCGCCATCACGATCCCGATCAAGCCCGTCGAATATTGACAACGGACGATACGTGGTCTGTTCGAAAAGGAGCGCATCCTGCGACACCGCATAGAATGAAATCAACCCCACGCCGGAGACGTCCTTCTCGCGATCTGCAATCTGGAGCGCGATATAACCGCCCTCACTGTGTCCTAGCAAGTAAATCTTCGCGTTGGGATACTTCTTCTTCGCCCACTTCGCAAAATGTATCGCATCTTTGATGTAGCACCCTAAGGGGTCGCTCAACAACTCATGGATAACAGGACTTTTCTTAAACGCCGGATCTTTTCGCAGAGTGTCGACTACCTGGAAAGAGCGCTTGTTATAGCGAAGGACGGCAAAGCCGGATTTCGTAAGCGCATCCGAAACATCTACGAAAAAACGATTCTTAGCCGTCCCTGTCGACACCGGCCCCAGGTCCTCATCCATACTCTGAGGCCCGGATCCGTGCAGAAGGACCACGACTTTCTCGACCTGCGCGGGTGCAACGCCCGTCGGAAGATCGACGACCATGTCCAGGCCATAGCCGTCGTAGCTCGGCACCATTTGCCGCAGAGGGTGCGACATCGCACCAATGGATGAGCCTGCCGTAAGGCAGAGCCCTGCGAAGATAATTATTCCCTTGATCGGTCTGTTCATAACCCTTCTCATATCACATTCGATAAGTGTCTTTCAGTACGCGTTGGACCAATGTGGACAAGTCTTCTTTCTTCAGTACCGTCTGCCCTTTGAATTGCGACAGCCCCTCGATCCCAGAAACGATTCGAGCGGAATATTCGCGCACGAACTCCTCCGAAACTCCTTTGGCGAATTCCGCTCCGCCCATGTAGGAAGCCATCTGGAAGGCATCCACATTACGCATCTTGTAGGACATGCCGATAGGACTGCTGCTGCTTGAGGATATCGAGCTGTTGTCCGGGTATGGCCCGCTTGGATTCGCGTTCAAGCTGCTGCTTGAACCCGCCTCAGAATCCGTTGCCACGTTCGAATGCACTGCGACGTTCGTCTCCACTGCCACATTCAGCACCGCAACGACGTTGTAAGCGACGGCGGCCTGCGATGCCACTGCAGCGATGACATATGCGGCTGCCACTGCCGCCGTAACCTGCTCATCGGAATCCGAGACCTTCATGAGTTCGTCTTTGAAGGCTATCAGGAAATGGGACTTCTCTGGATAGGTGAATAACCCACGGCTCTCAAGAGCAGTCAAAAAGGCCTTCGGATCGCGCGTCTCAAGAGCGCTGCGCACCGAGGCGTCTCCCAGCGCCATGACGATTCGCACTTCCATGGCATCCAAGCGCAATTTAACGTCTTCGCACCCGATCTTCTTCAGATACTTCATCGGATCCTCTGAGAACTCTCGCGCAACCTGGGGGTCCTTGTATATCTCATCGGCGAGGATCGATAGTGCCAGGGCGTCATTCCACATCTTCGAAGGGACGTTCGTCCTCGCCATCTTCAAGCGGAACAACTCCCGACCCTGGGCCGATTTCAAATCAATCACCTTCGATACGTCTGGAACCTCCGATCTGACGCTCCCATCCGACGGGTACGACATCCCCGCGCCGACCGCGCCGGATGATTCAGCGCCCAAAAAGAAAGCGAGCGCTGTGGAAAGGAATTTCTTAAGTCTGCTGGTCATATGCATCCCCCTCTGCCGTATGGTCCGCTTAATTCCGACGACGCTGCGCTTCGCCTGAACGCATGCGCTCCATCAACTGTAGACGGAATAGCACCTCGGGAATCTTCTCTCGATAAGTCTCCTCAAGAACTGTCCTCAAACTCTTCTCATTAAAGATGGCCCGGCAGGCCTCGCAGGGATGCACCAGCGGCGCAGCCTTTGCGAAATCAGCTCCTTTTTGCACGGCGTATTCCAGAATCGCCATCGGGCCTTCGACTCTCAGCCATAAGCGCAGGAAATCCGAACACTGCTCCCGGTACTTCTCGACGACATCAGAAGCATCCTCGATCCTGCCCATATCGAACTCGGGGATGTGAGAGACCGTCAGGCCACAACAGGAAAGAAGATGCTCATCGGGCGTGAACACTAATGTCTCCATCACATGCTCACAGCCATGACATTTGGGCTCTTTTCGAGCCGCTGACCGCCCATCCCTAGTGGAAATCCAGGGAGCCGTCAACAAATCGAGGTTTTTGCCTTTCTCCGTGCGCAAGAATTCCGTCAAAAGCGGATGTGCACGCGCCTGCTTCTCCGTGAATTCCACCGGACCCGGATGCCCTTCGATAACCAGGAGTGTGTTTATCCCCTCTTCGGCACAGTGTCTTGCGCCAATAGCGACTCGTTCGAAGGGGATATATTTCTGGTGCTCATTCCCTGTACTGAAATTTATGTCTCCAAGACCTGCTGCCTTCAGTTCCCTGGCCCACTCGGAAGCCGTATTATCGTCCGTCGCCCAATACCCATTCGTTACGCATCGAGTCAACAATCCCTTCTCAGTCGCCGCCCGAATGACAGTCAGCAAATCCTTGCCCCGCAGGAAGCACTCCCCTCCGGTAAAGACAACGAGCTTAATGGTTGGGAAACTCTCAGGGACCCGTTCGATGATCCGGAGAAGTTTGGGAAGCGGGAATTCACCTTCTGATTGAGGACTGCATTTGAAGCAGCAATCTCCACATGAAATCGAGCACTTGAAGGTTGTAAGGAAGACCATCACTGAAGGTGAATATCCATATGCTTCATCTCGACGAAGAGATCTTAATTTAGACGAATCACTCACGCCGCCCTCCTGCTGAAGAACCCACACATGATCTCGCGCTCGACAATCTCCGCGGGCATCTTGTGACCGTAGCACTTGCCCTCCGAGTCGAGGTGGGCGCAGTCGGTGCAGCGGACCTTCCATTTGCCGGTGAGGAGACCGAGGAGCATGCAGAGGTAGCGCATAGCTCTATTTCCACGCACCGCCAGCCGGCTCCTCGGGCAACAGCCTGGCGATGACGAAGAGCAGCGCGACGACCACGAGGGCGAGGGCGCCCCAGAACAGCCACTTGCCGACGCCGCTGGGGGCGGCGACCTCCCACCAGGGAGAGACCGCGAGGCCTTCCTCCTTGCCGAGCGACGCCTCGCCGGGCATCTTGGAGAGCAGTTCCCGCGAAGCGAGCCGGAGGTCGTAGACCGGGGCGGAGACGTTCTTCTGACCGTAATAGAGGAAAAGCTCCTTGCCCGGGGCGGCCTTGAAGAGGAGGCGCGGCGCGGTGTAATACGCCCTGCACTCCGAGAGCGCGAGCGGCGGGTTGTCCCCGTTCTCCACGACCAGGGAGAGCCGCTTGCCGTCCGGCGGCCGGTTGAGCCCCAGACTCACTCCGGCGGAGCCCTGCCCGAGCCGGCGGGTCCAGGTCGCGGCGCCGAGCTGGACGCGGGCCGTGTCGCCGCGCTCGTCGCGCTGCTCGCTGAAGACGCTCGCCTGCCGCTCGAAGAGCGCCGGCTGGGTGGCCGTGCAGGACACGCTCGTGACCGGCGCATGGACATAGGGCAGGTCCAGGCTCCAACGGCTCGAACGATCCTTCTCCCCGTCGCGGGTCAGGGACAGCGGCACGCTGCGCGTGACGCCGCTCTCGTCGAAGAGATAGGGAATCTGCCGGCCCTCCCGCATGAGGCGCAGGTCGGCGAGCTCGCCCTCCTCCCGGGAAAGTGTTTCGAGGTCGAGCTCGAGCCGCTGGACGCCGGCATCCTTCAGTTCAATGCGCTTCTTGAAGGGCCACTTGGAGACGTCGAGTTCGGTCCCCGCCTCCTCGACGCCGGGCAGGGCTTCGGGCGCGCGATAGGCCGGATTGGCCGCCAGAGGCCCGAAGCTCGCCGTCGCGCCCGGGGCGGTCGTCAGCCGCTGACGCAGGCCGGCGACGTCGTACTCTTTCGCCTCGGCTCCCTCGTTGCCGGCCGAGAGCGTGTAGCTCCCGGTCTCATCCGCATGGAAGACCATGAACGCCGGTGCGGCCTTCAGATGCACCCATACGATGTCCAGAGGCTGACTGTCGCCGTTATGGATGCGCAGGTAGACATCCTTGCCCGTGACCTGCGCTGAAAGCGGGAAGCTCAGGCTCTGGGCGGAGGCCCCCCCGTTGAGGGTCACGCGGTAGATGCTGCCCGAGCCGAGCAGTTCGTCCTGGATGCGGTAGTCGCGATATACGCGCTGATACAGCTCGACGCGGCGAGTGAAGACGGGTTCATTGGTCCCGATCTCCAGCGAAGTCAACATGAGGTTCGACGCTCCCAGCGAGAGCCGCAGGACGGTCGTATGGCCGCTCCCTCCGCGCTCGAGGATGGAAGTATCGATCTTGTCGAGGTCGGCCAACTCCTCGGAACGGGCGCGGGCGTCGACGCCCATGACGGGGACGGCGTCCTTGCGGGAGTCATCGAGGTTCACGCGGACCTCGCTCCAGGCGCCAGCGGGCAGCGGCAGCTCCAGCGATTCGACGCCGTCGTTCTGGCGAAAGATCGGGCGGCCGCGCACGAGGGTCTGGAAGGCCTCGCTCTTGTTCCTGCGCGCGTCCACGGTGACGGCCTTGATGAACTCCCGCGCGGGCGTGATGATCCTCAGGCCGTCCCACTGGCGCCCGGCGTAGGCGCTCCCCGGCTGGACGACGAGCTGGGTGAAGCCGTTGCCGATTATGGAGGAGCGGGTCTCGAGCCGGAACCAGTCTCCGGACTTGGGCATGGGCCGGTCGATGAGATACGGCACCTCGCGGCCGGAGGGCGCGTCGAGGCGGAGGTCGCGCAGGTCGGGCCGGGCGACGGAGAGCGTCGGATTCCCCAGACGGACGCGCACGAGCCCCGCGGAGGGCACGTTCAGCGCCTGGGTGTGGCTCCACTGCTCGCCGACCGCGGCGAGGAGCGGGAGGGCGAGCGCGAGCGGCAGGAGGCTAAGCAGGCGTTTTCTCATTGAGGAACCTCTGATAGACGAAGGAGACTAGGATGAGCACGACGGCCAGCCCGATGATGGAGGCGACGCGGTAGAGCTGGCCCAAACGCCAAAGGTCGTGCAGGAAGACTTTCGCGATGGTCGCGACGAGGAGGCCCAGCCCGCCGTAGCGCGCGCCCTGGCTCTTGCGGGCGATGCCGAGCCCGACGAGCACGATGGAGAAGGCCGCCCAGACGAGCGAGTAGGTCATGTCCTGCGAGAAGGCGCCGGAGAAGTTGAACGTGATCGTCGCCCCCTTGCTGAAGAAATCGGCGATCTCGATGTTCACCAGCAGGAAGGCGAGCACGACGCCGAAGACGTTGAGGTAGGAGCGCACGGGCAGCCCCAGGACAACGTCCTCCTCGGCGTCGAAGCGCGGCGCGGCGAACCACATGCAGGCGGCCGAGACCCCGTAGACGAGCAGATACCAGTTCAAGAGCGGCGTCTGGGTGCGCGGATGATATGAGAGCACCGCGGGATTGAGCGCGAGGCGCACGAAGGCCACTCCCAGCAGCGCCGCTCCCCACGCCTTGAGCCCCGGATGCGGGATGCGGCGATAGAGCCAGACCAGCGCCGCGCCTTCAAGCGCCCAGCCGAAGGTGACCCATTCCTTCTGGAACTGGACCGGGATGACGAGGGTGATGAAGAAGAGCGCGACGCCGCCCAGGTAGGCGAGCACCGACATCCGCCCCTTCTCCTCGCGAGGGACGAATACATGCGCGAGCGTGAGCGCGCCCAGCGACGAGAGCGCGAAGAGCGCGGGGACCGCGCCGATGTAGGCCTTGCCGACGGCGAGCGAGATCGCGCGATAGATGAGCAGGTAGTGCAGAGGCCCCGACGCCGCGGCCGCCCGCCAGGCGCCCAATCTCTCCGTCCCGGAACAGAAGAACAGCGGGAAGAGGAGGAAGCCCGCGTAGAACGCGGAATACCAGCACAGCGCTCCCGCGGGGGCCGTCTCCGAGAAGTTATGCCCGTGCCAGAAGGCCTGCACCATGACGGTGCCGCAGAGCGCGACCAGCGCGGCGGCGTCCATCTTCCGGAAGCGGACGATGCCCAGGAGCAGGACGTTGAGGAGCAGCACGAGTCCGAAGACCGGGGAGGGGTCGGGCAGAGGGATCTTGGCGCAGACCGCCGCGAGCAGGAAGAACGGCAGGATCGCGGCGCAGGCGGCGAGCTCCGCCGGAGAACGCATGGAGAGCGCGCCGGCCTTCTCCCGGACCTTCTCCTCCGCGGGCCTCGCCCAATTACGGGCGAGGTAGAGCGGCCAGGCGAAGAAGGCGAGGATGAACACCCCGAGCAGCGGGAGGATCTGGACGACCCCCGCCGCGTCGGGCAGACGGAGCATCCAGGTCGCGAAGGCGGCGAGGACGAGGACGAGCGAGGCGACCGCGGCCCACATCACCGCGGCGAACCAGGCGAGCGCGAGCGCCAGCATGCCCAGGATCATGATCGTCGGCCAGATGAGGAAGCCGGCCGCCTTCCCGGCGTGCATGGCGAAGACGAGCAGCGCGAGGACCAT from Elusimicrobiota bacterium harbors:
- the accC gene encoding acetyl-CoA carboxylase biotin carboxylase subunit, which encodes MFSKVLVANRGEIAVRVFRACKELGLRTVAVYSEADRESRHIALADEAVCIGPGPSRESYLRVDRILAAAEQTGAQAVHPGYGFLSENAAFAKACRDRGLTFIGPPPESIHALGNKIEAKRLAEKAGVPVVPGAFGGLKELSAAAARVGFPVMVKAAAGGGGKGLRFVREPGALETEIEKAGSEAKANFGDGTLYLEKFVEKPRHVEIQLCADVHGGAVACVERDCTVQRRHQKLIEESPSPAVSPETRRKMQEAAIRLAKACGYSNVGTVEFLLGADGHFYFMEVNTRLQVEHPVTETVVGIDLVVEQIRLAAGEKLSFDQARASEIRCHAIEHRINAEDSTRGFAPCPGLISNWTVPGGPGVRVESHIYAGYTVPSYYDSLIAKLITSAPDRKSALARSVRALSEFEVGGIHTTIPFHLRVLADKRFQSGVFDTSFADILLGSK
- a CDS encoding D-sedoheptulose 7-phosphate isomerase; translation: MSERTVRLAERAARLYLAESAKAVEGTAKQAHLIGGMAEALIDSFRRGHKLLSFGNGGSACDAQNFADELVGRFERNRPPLPALALTTNTSDLTAISNDFGFEHVFERQVEAHGRRGDVAVAISTSGNSMNVLLGAKKARELGMTVLGFSGRSGGRLKPLCDYCLCVPSEKTAHIQDAHIAVIQALCGVIEDALFAHAPKAH
- a CDS encoding adenylyltransferase/cytidyltransferase family protein → MPRKPIETAGKVCSLKDLLAQREAWKKERAKVVFTNGVYDLLHAGHVEYLEKAAALGDRLVVGVNTDASARRLDKGPERPLNALEDRARLIAALACVSCVVAFDEDTPEQLVAALKPEVLVKGGDYKPSQVAGRKHAGRVVIIPLKRGYSTTNLVSKIRRANRKA
- a CDS encoding trypco2 family protein: MDSLDISGLIAQIKKEILDAEKKSEGERKIMALDQLELEIKFVVTKGGSGKAGLKFLACPVSADGELSYQKEAVQSIKLTFKALGVPKEGKRKGPKLKFKGLSPVFLKPVIMKKP
- a CDS encoding alpha/beta hydrolase, with amino-acid sequence MNRPIKGIIIFAGLCLTAGSSIGAMSHPLRQMVPSYDGYGLDMVVDLPTGVAPAQVEKVVVLLHGSGPQSMDEDLGPVSTGTAKNRFFVDVSDALTKSGFAVLRYNKRSFQVVDTLRKDPAFKKSPVIHELLSDPLGCYIKDAIHFAKWAKKKYPNAKIYLLGHSEGGYIALQIADREKDVSGVGLISFYAVSQDALLFEQTTYRPLSIFDGLDRDRDGALSPGELSGEDIISKSLSRQLALLDIDGDGVMESSEFMAGNFSNLLADDPPGVDAFRRKEAELPKTATLLRNCKTKVAIFQGEWDNQVPSYQAKAADIANRTQWKKTNIMFRYFPKLGHALDVRSDEHDLTFGHPERTALQTMSDDLKKFWR
- a CDS encoding DUF2339 domain-containing protein; the protein is MADKDEILSLKNELEALRQELASVRGEVRRLGGRLPELAPGKPAEARIEKPQPERKAAEPLRAPAASGPASVFCQQCHARMEIADAICGNCGTPALAKKPVASVPLPPARTEPLEPETKIDWERFMGVKLFAWVGGFALFLGIAFFVKYSFDNNLISPSTRVALGMLMGIGAIIGGLLLRPRGYRVTVETLCASGIAILYADVFASRAFYRLVSPEIAFGLMSLVTVAAFVLSVRLESRYVSLLGLVGGFLTPPLLSTGVDRPIALFAYITILNIGLISVALRMDWGFLLPLAAGATLFMEMGWTKEFFAPHKELLLSGIVVWFCALFLAAAGLARRRGRDGLGFHVPAAALPLFCLGFSAFMLDYQVLGSRPVFQFVLLNLLNLQLAYAALRREEPRPLYIIGGGVSFAILSIWTSRFLTGDLLNAALACYLAFAVIHAAAPAAIQRLRPDRSAWNWGYAFPGMVLALLVFAMHAGKAAGFLIWPTIMILGMLALALAWFAAVMWAAVASLVLVLAAFATWMLRLPDAAGVVQILPLLGVFILAFFAWPLYLARNWARPAEEKVREKAGALSMRSPAELAACAAILPFFLLAAVCAKIPLPDPSPVFGLVLLLNVLLLGIVRFRKMDAAALVALCGTVMVQAFWHGHNFSETAPAGALCWYSAFYAGFLLFPLFFCSGTERLGAWRAAAASGPLHYLLIYRAISLAVGKAYIGAVPALFALSSLGALTLAHVFVPREEKGRMSVLAYLGGVALFFITLVIPVQFQKEWVTFGWALEGAALVWLYRRIPHPGLKAWGAALLGVAFVRLALNPAVLSYHPRTQTPLLNWYLLVYGVSAACMWFAAPRFDAEEDVVLGLPVRSYLNVFGVVLAFLLVNIEIADFFSKGATITFNFSGAFSQDMTYSLVWAAFSIVLVGLGIARKSQGARYGGLGLLVATIAKVFLHDLWRLGQLYRVASIIGLAVVLILVSFVYQRFLNEKTPA